The DNA sequence TTCGATTCATCAGCGGTGACGACGCCGCTGGTTAAACTTAAAAACTGCATGTAATAAGAAGCCTGAAACGGCCAAAAAAAGCTTTCTGAAAGGAACAGTATTAAGAAGCCAATCACCCATGGATTCACTCCTACTTCTATAGATGCGGGAATCAACAAGGTGGCTAAAATGACCACTGTCGCATTGATAGGTAACACTAAACGGACGACACTAACGATAAGCGCTAGCATTACTACGAATAAGGCCAAACTTTGCTGCATATATATTGCTAACCAATATATTTTACTGGTTAACCAAACATCCAATTCTACCTGATTTATAATGTCGACCATGCCGATCAACGAACCCAAAAAAACCAAAAAACTCCAGTCAATTTTTGAACGGAACTGATTGGTATTTAAAAAGCCGAACATCAATAAGTAAAACAATATGGCTAACGCGACCCAAGCCACTTCAATCCGATGGATATTGGCAAACAGCAAACTGGCGATTAACACAATAAGCCCAAGTACTGAAGACCATTCAGCGGGGTTAAGTGGGCCTAACGTTCTGAGCTGCTGCCGGCTGATAGATTTTGGGATCTTTAACGCTTGTTTGTTGCGGTATATCCAGCACAACGCAACGGTATATAAAGCCAACACAACCAAACCACAAACAATGGCGGCCAGCAACCAATCTAACCATTGAAAATACTGTTGTACCTGCTGTGGCAGCATGCCCAGTACAATGAAGTTTACTGATTTACTACTAACAAATATTGGTGAGAGCAAACTTGCGCCAAACAACAAGCTAGCTTTTAAACGCGGTCCTTCTTGCTCACGAGCTTCTTTAGAAGCGCCACTGAGTAAATCTTTGAGGAACGGCGCGACAATAGTTACACGACCATTCACCGTGGGTACAACAGGTGTTAACAACGCGCCTACACTGAAAAAACTGAGGTTGTACCAAATTTTTGACGCCGGACCAATGAGTAAAAGATGCAACAGCATTCGATAACTGAGGCCAGACGATCTGATCACGGCACTTAAACCCAAAATGCTTAAAGCCATGAAAAAACTATTGCTAGAAAATCCGGAAAAAGCCGATTCGCTAGAGCTTATACCCAGTAATACCGCACTGAGTATGGCAAATAACCCTGGCACATAGTCGGGAAGCAATCGAAAGATCCACATAATGGAACAGATGCCTAAGATAGACGCAAAATAAATGGCATCTTGATGCAAAGGCTCGCCACTAAGCGTAAGACCGAAGTAAATCATTACTGGTGTAATCAACGCGAATAACCAGCCAATCAACAAGCGATAGCCTATTTCGACTTCTACTTTAGGCGCTAAATCAACTTCAATATAGGTTTGCCCGGCCAAACGGGCATGAAAGCTATCTAATAGGCATTGCTTAAAACTGGAATAACGATCTAAAGCTTTCACCGCCGCGAGCGGTAATACTACCACTTCGGCACAATCGACCACTTCGATGTCGTAGATATAGCTACGCATGCCCAGTGTTGACTCTTCACCAAAAAAACCACTGATAGGTCCCTTTGCCTGATCCTTATTGGTGGTTTCTAACTGACCATTGAGCAAATAATAAAGATTATTGGCTTGGTCTCCGGATTGGCAGAGTACCTCTCCTTCAGCAAATTTTTGAATCGTGACATTAGCGAGCAATCGCGCTAAGTCTTCTTTGTCACAAGCGGCAAAAGCCGGATTACTATTTAAAAACTGACTGATCTTCTGTAGGGAATCGGTATCACTCATCGGCAATATTGCCCAGTAGGAATGACAGCATTAATCTGATATTCACCACCGGGTACTAGGATATACTCGCTGGCTCCTTGTTTAGAAATAGGATTACCCCAATCATAGGTATAACCTAAGCCTGTCCAAGGCACGCCAGTACCCGATCCCCTGAAACTCTTAAAATACAGGGCTTGATAAAAGTTAGCGTAATCTTCAATCCCTTTTACCGAGCTAGCCATTTGGTCGCTAGCTAAAACACACGAGTGGTCATCAATTTGCGGATCAACACAAGGGCGGAATAAATCTTCTGGTGCTACGTACATCTCTACAAAAGCGTCATAGTTCCAGCTTGCGTCTAAACCTAAATACTGTTTTAAACGCAATGCTAATTGTTGATCGTTGCGCTCAGGTTGTTGCTGTAAGTATTGTTGGCAGAAGTGTTTAACTTGAGGCGCTAAGGTGACCCAAATAGGATAGTTAGGGTTGTTTGAACTATGGCTATTAGGCAATAGAAACTGATCAATGGCTGACTGACTTTTCCAAGTCAACACTAGCACCTTATCGGCTTGTTCGTTCCATTGCAAAAGTGTGTTTTCTGGGTTTAGTGCGAAGAGCGTATGGCTAACATCCTTTACAGTAGGAAACGCCGCCTGTATGACCGCTTGTTGGTAGTTTTGCGATGGTTCTTTGAGGTTTTGGCTACAGCCGAGCAATACAGTGCTTAAACCAACTGCTACTGCTATTTTGGTAGTTGCTAATGTGTTCACGATTTGTCCCTAAATCTACTGAAGCAATCCATTTGCTTACATTTTATATAACTTAAATACTCAGATATAAGTCAACACTGCCCCCGCCAACCGCATGATGTTAATCATTAGTTACACAATAAAGTTACAGACAGTGCGTGTTACAAATTTAATAAATACCATACCTAGCCGTATATTGCTGCTTTTTATATGGTATTTACTATCTTTAGCTGTATAAACATATGGACAGAAAAATCACCAAAGCCAAATGTTGCTATAATGTACAACTTGGAGCCATCCACTTATAACCATGTGATATATTAAAACTAGCTATGTGGTTTATGCTAAGGCATTGATTTCTGCAGGAGATAAAATGAATAGACTAAAAGGTAGCTGTTTGTGCGGCGGTGTTGAATTTGACGTGAATGACAAATTTGAGCAATTTCATTTATGTCATTGCGATCAATGTAAGAAAGTCTCGGGGAGTGCTCATGTGGCTAATCTGTTTATAAGGCCTATTCATTTTCAATGGATAAAGGGGCAATCGCTAGTTAAACAATTTGACCTACCTGGTCGGGCTATCTCCAACGGATTCTGCGGTGCTTGTGGTAGCGCTATGCCCTATTTATCGAGCACAAAGCATTGGGTAATTATTCCGGCGGGATCCTTAGATAGCAGCCCAAGCTTAGCCCCTCAAGACCACATTTTTACCGCAGAACAAGCCAGTTGGTATCATCAAGTAAGCCAACTTAAACAGTTTGAGGGTTTCCCAGAATAGTGTTACCAATACACTCTAACTCTCATTAAGCTGTGCTGTTCTTTTGCTAGTTAAGCAACCATGGCCTTATTTCGCCCGCTTTCTTTAGCGCGATAAAGTGCTTGGTCAGATACGCTAATTAATTGTTCAATGCTTTCCTCAGAATCCATCAATGCGACACCAATGCTCGTCGTGAAGCGAACTTGAACTCCTCCTGCATCAACAACTAACTTTTCAACTTCGCTGCGTAAACGTTCAGCTGTTTGAGTGGCGGTATCTTTATCAGCACTTAAGGCAAGTCCAAACTCTTCGCCACCTAAGCGGCCAAATACATCGCCATCTCGGATTTCATTTTCTATCGCATTAGCAAACAATTGTAAGGCTTTATCTCCAATGGCATGGCCATGAGTATCATTAATCTTTTTAAAGTGGTCTATATCAAACATTAACATCGACATTGGGTGAGAGCGATTACGACAACGGTCAAACATCGCTTCAGCCTTGGCCATAAAACTACGCCGGTTATTAATGCCCGTTAATAGGTCTGTACGGGCTTCTTTCTCAGCTTCTGATTTGGCTATTTCTAATGCCTGTGTACGTTCAAAAACCAAAATTTCAAGCTCTTGTTTAGCCCGTTCTAATTGACTACGGTAACGCAACTCTGCTTGCTCTTTTAGGCGGCGTAGACGGAATAAATGAATCCCCATAGCTACCATTATTACCATCATCTCGCTGTAAGAAGCGACCACCGGCCAATAATAAGTGACAAACGTATGCTCAACTAAACCTAAGTCACGCAATGCTTGGCTAAACAAGCCAACCACAAGCACTATCCAACCTAAGGTATACACTGCGGATTCACGAGAGCCTTGATACCAACGAATCAAACTTGCGATGGCCAGTACCGGATACAATAACAAGGCTATAGTGATAAGCATCACCGAGAATACCGTTTCACGAGTGAGTGCAGCCAAGGCTAATAAGCCGGCATTAAGAATCATAAATTTGAGCACATAATCTAAGCGAGGCGTATATAACTTAGTTTGCAAGAAAATGCGCGCAAATATAACACCGGTCATGATCGACATTGCCCCAGTGAGAGACATATAACTCCAATGAAAATCATCACGAATGAAAAACATGTGAGTAAAACCAAGAATGGTTGGCCAAGTCGCTAACTTAGTAGAGGCATAAACAAAATAGGCATAGTAGGTTTTATCGTTGGTGGCGATACCGGTAACTAATGAGATAATCGCCATTAAGGCTAAGCCCCCAACTAGAAAGGCAATACTGCCTAGCTCGATGCTTTGCACGTAGTGCATTTTATCGGGTTGCCAGAGCCTTAATTCAGGGAATACAAATCCCTTCTCGTCAGAGCCGAATCGAAAATAGAACTGATGTGTTTCGCCAGCACCAAGCTCAACAGGTACCACAAAGCGCTGATGACTCACTAAACGCTCGGAAAAAGAGTTACTGAGAGCTAGGTCTGCTATTTCTAAAAAGCTAGGGTCTTGGGTATTGCGTTGGTAAGCATTCAAGTAGATGAGCTGATGGTCAACATACTCTAGGTTAAGAGTTATAGGTTTATCACTATCATTATGTAAATAAAAGACACTCCAGAACGCGCCAGCTTGTAAACCCGTAGAGCCTTTGCTTTCCAGTCGCTTAAAGTTGTTTAAACGAAATGCGGCCATGGCATCGGCCAAATCGGCTCGGCCATCTTGGTCATGCCAAACCTGAAAGTGTTGTCCTAGGCGTAAGCCGTCTTCTAGGCCATTGACGTGAAGTGCGGTAAGGGGTTCTGCATAGGCTTTGGATAGCGTAAACCAGCAACACAATAAAACAATAAACGGCAGTTTGCCCA is a window from the Agarivorans sp. TSD2052 genome containing:
- a CDS encoding SLC13 family permease produces the protein MSDTDSLQKISQFLNSNPAFAACDKEDLARLLANVTIQKFAEGEVLCQSGDQANNLYYLLNGQLETTNKDQAKGPISGFFGEESTLGMRSYIYDIEVVDCAEVVVLPLAAVKALDRYSSFKQCLLDSFHARLAGQTYIEVDLAPKVEVEIGYRLLIGWLFALITPVMIYFGLTLSGEPLHQDAIYFASILGICSIMWIFRLLPDYVPGLFAILSAVLLGISSSESAFSGFSSNSFFMALSILGLSAVIRSSGLSYRMLLHLLLIGPASKIWYNLSFFSVGALLTPVVPTVNGRVTIVAPFLKDLLSGASKEAREQEGPRLKASLLFGASLLSPIFVSSKSVNFIVLGMLPQQVQQYFQWLDWLLAAIVCGLVVLALYTVALCWIYRNKQALKIPKSISRQQLRTLGPLNPAEWSSVLGLIVLIASLLFANIHRIEVAWVALAILFYLLMFGFLNTNQFRSKIDWSFLVFLGSLIGMVDIINQVELDVWLTSKIYWLAIYMQQSLALFVVMLALIVSVVRLVLPINATVVILATLLIPASIEVGVNPWVIGFLILFLSESFFWPFQASYYMQFLSLTSGVVTADESKLMKLNLSVYLFKLVAVYLSIPYWQSMGLI
- a CDS encoding GFA family protein; protein product: MNRLKGSCLCGGVEFDVNDKFEQFHLCHCDQCKKVSGSAHVANLFIRPIHFQWIKGQSLVKQFDLPGRAISNGFCGACGSAMPYLSSTKHWVIIPAGSLDSSPSLAPQDHIFTAEQASWYHQVSQLKQFEGFPE
- a CDS encoding sensor domain-containing diguanylate cyclase → MKANLLCRMGKLPFIVLLCCWFTLSKAYAEPLTALHVNGLEDGLRLGQHFQVWHDQDGRADLADAMAAFRLNNFKRLESKGSTGLQAGAFWSVFYLHNDSDKPITLNLEYVDHQLIYLNAYQRNTQDPSFLEIADLALSNSFSERLVSHQRFVVPVELGAGETHQFYFRFGSDEKGFVFPELRLWQPDKMHYVQSIELGSIAFLVGGLALMAIISLVTGIATNDKTYYAYFVYASTKLATWPTILGFTHMFFIRDDFHWSYMSLTGAMSIMTGVIFARIFLQTKLYTPRLDYVLKFMILNAGLLALAALTRETVFSVMLITIALLLYPVLAIASLIRWYQGSRESAVYTLGWIVLVVGLFSQALRDLGLVEHTFVTYYWPVVASYSEMMVIMVAMGIHLFRLRRLKEQAELRYRSQLERAKQELEILVFERTQALEIAKSEAEKEARTDLLTGINNRRSFMAKAEAMFDRCRNRSHPMSMLMFDIDHFKKINDTHGHAIGDKALQLFANAIENEIRDGDVFGRLGGEEFGLALSADKDTATQTAERLRSEVEKLVVDAGGVQVRFTTSIGVALMDSEESIEQLISVSDQALYRAKESGRNKAMVA